The genomic stretch GGATCACGGGCATCGTGCAGACGATCCCTTCGATCGCGCTGCTCGTCTTCATGATCCCGCTGCTCGGCATCGGACCGAAGCCGGCGATTGCGGCATTGTTCCTCTATTCGCTGCTCCCGATGGTTCGAAACACCCACGCGGGACTGGTCGGCATTCCGAAGCCCATCCTCGAATCGGCCGAAGCGCTAGGCCTGTCGCAGTGGCATCGATTAACACGCGTCGAGCTGCCATTGGCCTTGCCGAGCATCCTGGCCGGCATCAAGACCTCGGCCGTCATCACGGTCGGCTTCGCCACCCTCGGCGGCTTCATCGGTGCGGGCGGCTACGGCCAGACGATCTTCGACGGACTCCGCAACGACAGCGTCCGCACGACACTCGAAGGTGCCGTGCCCGCGGCCGTCATGGCCCTGGTCGTCCAATTCGGACTCGACCTCGTCGGCAAGGTCGTCGTGCCGCGTGGGCTGGCGAGCGATTGACGGGAGTCAACTCCGTCCTCCTGAGCGAGCGCAGCGAGTCGAAGGACCTCGCCCGGAACGCCGTACAGAACCACTCCGAGGTCCCTCGGCTGCGCTCGGGATGACGGAAGATTGCAACTCACCGCGTCATCTCGACCAGCAACCGCCCGCGGTGGCGGGTGAGGCGGCAGGCGACGTTCGGGTCAGCCGTCACGGTGTCGACGAGACGTAACAGGTGCGGATCGTCACGCCCGTCGCTGATGAACCGTCCGCCCGACGCCAACGCCATCGGGACGACCAGTCTGCGGGCCAGGCGACGCTGCACACCCGTGCCGCTGGTCAGCCAGCCCATCGCCCGGCTCGCTGCCTGCGCCGCCACGTCGGACGGGTCATCGCCCTCGGCGGCCACGGCGGTGAAGACCGCCTCGCCGGCGGTGCAGATGGCTCGGACCGTCACCGCGTTGCCGGGCGTGGTTGTATCGTCGGCCTCCCGCACCGTCACCGCCGGCAGTGGCCAACCGGCCGAGTGCAGGTGCTCGCGAAGCACGCGAAGCTGCGTCTGTGCCACGTCCAACGGCTGCCGGCCGATCAGGATC from Planctomycetota bacterium encodes the following:
- a CDS encoding ABC transporter permease subunit produces the protein HPTVVEAWRQMAGTLDEASMTALNARVEGGLNSESAAAAAYLAEHFTDAADDVTADLSLPARLWQRTIEHAWLVVAAMLLGIALAVPLGVLAAGGRTAGRVVLGITGIVQTIPSIALLVFMIPLLGIGPKPAIAALFLYSLLPMVRNTHAGLVGIPKPILESAEALGLSQWHRLTRVELPLALPSILAGIKTSAVITVGFATLGGFIGAGGYGQTIFDGLRNDSVRTTLEGAVPAAVMALVVQFGLDLVGKVVVPRGLASD